Genomic segment of Motacilla alba alba isolate MOTALB_02 chromosome 26, Motacilla_alba_V1.0_pri, whole genome shotgun sequence:
cCGGGGCGCTGTCACGGCGCTGTCCCCGCCGGGGTTTGAAGCGGGTCCGCGCCCCACCCGGTTTAAGTGATTTCCAACTCGTGCCGGACCGTGCCGGGCGGGGAACGGGAGGGATCGAGGGATGCGCCGCCGCGTCCCGGGAGCTGCCCGGCGCCGTCCTGGGGCTTTGCTACCGTGCCGtcccctcctttcttcctttcgGGGGCGAAGCTCCCGCAGGGTGACCCCAAGGATGCTGCGACAGTTGCGGCATCAGCCCGGCGCGTCCCGCGGGGcgggagctgtccctgctggcccGGACCGCTGCCCGCGGGCGCTgtcgctgtccctgtccctgcctctgctgcagcagatcACAGCTCCTGCACCTCCCGCCTCGGAAATGGCAAAGCAAGTGCTTTGCTAAACGGATTAGAGCTCTCCCGGCAGCCTCCCCGGCTGCTCCCGCATCCCTCGGCCCCCGCGCCGCCTTCCCCGGGCAAACCCCGTCCCTAAGCCAAGGGGCCTCCGGGCTCTGCGGCTCCCTGACCCCGAAACCCCGAGGGTCCTTCCACCTCCTGGGGTTTTGTGCTCCCTTTGCAGGAGCGCACAGAAAATCGGGGCATTCACCGGGCAGCGGCTCGGCCGTGCTGGAGGTGCCGCCCTGCCCCGGGGTCCGCACTGATCTGAGCCCCCCGGCcgctccctctccctcctctccctcctctcccagcgTGTGCGGCCGCCGGAGGGGCTGCGGCAGGACGGGAGCGGGATCGCACCGTGAAAGGATCGAGGGAAGGGAGCCCAGGCACTGGCAGGGACCGACAGTGACGTGCACAGGGAAGGGACATCGGCAAAGCGTGTCAGCACCGACCGGGGCCACGTTCTGAGCCCGGAgcccgggctgggctctgtgtgggATCCCCCTCGCTGGGAATGCCCcgtccccagctgtgctgctccctgccagggcacggggatgcagccaggctgctccagcacggCGCCTGGCACGGCTCTGCCCGGGGACAGACTTTGTCCCGGGGGTGCCAGCCTGGCCGGAGTTTGTGCAACACCTCGAAGGCAAACTCCGGACCTGCTGAGCTCCTGCGGAtgctcctggaggaggaggaggaggaggaggcgagGCTGCATccagccggcagcttgcaggggCGGCCAAGCCAGTGTCCGGCTGTCCCCGGCGCGGCACGACAGGGCACGGCAGGCAGGATGTGCTCGTTGTGCTGGAATGCACGGGCTGCTcgggcagctgcctgcagccagccccacgCTGCTTCCCGGGAAAAATGGAGCCTTtatgtccctgccccagccccttccccggAAGGGCGCGGAGGATGCCCCGGCCGGTCCCAGGCGGACAAGAAGGGGATTGTCTCGCTGCGATTTGGGTTTCTGGGAGCACCTGCCCCGCGCGGGGCCCTCCACAATGGCTGCCTGTCTGCCGCAGAGCCGCCAATTATCCTCCGCGGCTAATTAGAGATGCAAAGTAGCGCCTGCATTCTCCCAGCTCCCCGGAGGGCTCCTGGGACCGGCGGCACATCCGCAGCGGCGACTCAGCCCGGGCACGGGGCGAGCGCGGGGCGCTGGCCCCATCGGGCCCCCCGAGCCGCAGCTGCCGCTCCGCCCGgccctgggaagagcagtgcagggcaggaATGGGCTCGGCATCCCGGGATGCCCTCTGCCCCCATCCACACCACTCTGCCCTGGACCGCCCACGGGCTCTCccgctgctcccaggagctgagccccaCAGCTCGGGGCTCTGCCGCGATTTGGGGAACACATTTCCCCTCCTTGCTGGGGAAGCAGAcgggagctggctgtgctcaaACCCCCGCGTTCGTGCGAGGGCCGGCACTCCTGCCTGGCTGATGGGCAGGCGGCTGATCCCTGGTGGCATCTCTtcattcctgcctgctctggctcGCCGGGATCACGGTGTGGGCTCATGCGCTCTGACTTCTCCGTTTGCGCTCACGGAGCTGTGATTCCAGAGAGGCAAGTGGCCCCATAAATCAGGGCTTATTTCCTGCCAATACCgtctgctgcttcccacagggaAACTCATTTGCAGGAGGAGAAGTGACTTACCACTGAAAACAGTAAACGGTGGGATGGTGAGAGCCGGGGAAAAGTTTGTCGTGACCGAGTTTTTGGTGAAGGAACTGAGGAGGCAGAGCTCCCACCTGCTGCCTGCGTGGAACAGCCcaagctgcagggaaggagacCTGAGCTGGTGCCACCTGCACAGACCACAGAGCTGGTGGCAATGGCTCTTTGCACTGGGGAACCTCCCCCCCCCTCCAAGTCATTGAGGTTCCCCCCATCACCATCCTGGAGAGCGACTGTCACCTAATGTTTAATGCCAAGGACatttcccctctgcagcagggacgCTGTCAGGGCACATGGCAGCTGGGACATCCCAGCGGTGACCCTGTGCTGAGAACTGCCAACTCACTGCTGGAAAGGGCCATGACCAGATTCAGCATCCCCTGGTTCCTCACCCTGCAACACCAGCAGGCAAAGATCCCCTGCTCCTGAAGGAACCACCATCATCCCACTCCTGTTTGGGACCGGGGGCATTGAACCCCCGGGGTCTCACTCCAGCAGGGTGTGAAACCTTCCGGGGCCATTCCGTGTGGCCGTGAGCTGTGCTGGCTCGGGTGGCGCGGAGCCGGAAGGCAGGcgggctgcagagccccaccGAGCTTCATTAGGCAGTCCAAGGCGCTTGTTAGGGGAAAGCTGAGCCGGCGTCGGAGGCCGGCAGAGCCCCCCGGGACCGGGTCGCATTCTCTGGGCAACCCGATcccggcggcagcggccccggcAGCCTCATTACTGCGGCTTCTGCGGCGGCTTCGGTTACTCGCCTGGACGCTCTCGTCTCCTGCTGGCTTTTAATTTCCCTGACATCCCCCGCTCGCGGGGGGATGCAGGCGCAGTGTCGGGGAGCCTGTCATCACCCCCACCCGCATCCTGCCCGCCTCCCGACGGCTTccagccccctctgcccccGGGACTCCCATCCTGTATCGAGCCCCGGTGACCCCGGGCGTGAGCCCCGGGGCTCGGGAGGAGGCAGATGGGCAGATGGCAGTGAgggggagctgccctgctcccctccaaGAAGCCTCGGGTAGTGCAGCACCCTcacccccttccccagccctgccggggGGAAAACACTGTTCCTGATTCTCATGCCAGCCTGTTCCCAGCTGGCACATTTGGCAAGGAGGCGGCACCGGCTGCCTCTCCGAAGGcgttttggggtgtttgttcCTGCAAAAGCTGTGGCTCAGCCCCAAGCCCCCCCCTGCAACCGCGGGGGTGACAGAGAggccggggcagcagcagagggagcgCATGGCTCTGTCCCGTCCCATACAGGAGGGACAACGACCCCCGGGGTAGCAGGACCAGGAACAACGGGGGGGGGGGTGGTCCCCAAAGAGCCCCCCCGCCTCATGGAGCGGGGGAAACGAGTCCGATTAGGCCCTAACGGAGCCCGCGGCCCGACCCTCGCTCTGCCGTAGCACCCACCCCCCCCGGGCTGTGTCCCCGGGCCGCGGCCCCCGCAGTGGGGCGGCCCCGGTGGGTGCCCTGGgcgaggggccggggccggggggtcCTGCGGGGGCTGGCGGCAGCGCGGAACCTCGGGCGCGGGGATGGGGGGGTCCAttcccccccccgccccccccggATGATTTTCGCAGCCGCGGCTCCATCCCGGTTGCCATGGCAACGGGCGGCTCGGGCAGGCGCGTGCCCGCGGCCGTgcgcgccgccgctgcccggcgggagcggagcgagcggagcggagcgagcggagccccggccccggcctcgggcccccggcccccccggcccccggcAGGTGAGCGCGGCCCCCGCGGCGACAGCCGGGTCCACTGCGGCGACGAGGTGAGGGACGCCCGGTCCCTTGCGGGGATGGGGTGCGGGATGCCCGGGGTCCCTTGCCGGGATGGGGTGCGGGATGCCCGGGGTCCTTTGCGGGGTGGGGGGACGGCGAGGGGGCTGCTGTGCAAGGACCGGGCAGTGAGGAATGGCTTTGCGCCCCCCGGCAGGACACAATGTCCCCTGATCCCTTCCGCAAGGCAGGGAGGTTGGGGGGGTATATGACCTTCACCCCCTCCAGTGTGTGTCCACTggggtgctggggagagggacGCCCCGTCTGCAATGCTGCCGCACTCCCGGgcttgtgcctcagtttccccatctaCAAATAATGGGGGGAACTTGTGCTGTCGCTGTCATCGCCGTCCCCCTGCCCAAATAAACACCTTCCCCCATCACTGACCCCCCTCCTTTCAGCCGTGTCACCCCAGCTTCTCCCTTGCTGCCCCCCCATTTCCCCACTTCCCCATCCCCTCTGGCTCTAAGTCTGCTTCCCCTCCGCACACAGCTGGAATTGCACTGTCCCTccacctcccctgctcccagcagctccatttGCCTTCTGTCACCACCAGCTCCGGGTCTGTCCCGCCGAGGCTCAGGGGACACGGGACCCCCGTGGCAGCGCGTGACGCTCCGCGTCCCCCTCCCTGCTGCGGAAACGGGGGGACGGCACCGCCGTATCCTCCCCCATCCCCGTTTGCCACTTCTGGGTTGAATTGCAAACCTCATCTTTGGATTTCTGCCTAAACCCGGCTCCCGGGACTGCACAAATCCCTGCTCGCTGTCCGAGCAGCCTTGTTTACCGCGGCGAGCCGAGGATGAGACAGAGCTGCGGAGCTGGGCAGCCAGCGGAGCCCCCAGCTGAGGCTGAGccccctctcccttccccgGGCCTGAGCACATGCAGGGTGTTGGtaatcctgctgctgctgcccctccagGGATGCCCATCCACGTTCCCCATCCGCATTCCCGGCACATCCGctgcccctgagctgggctgcaggctcCCCTGGAGAGACGCTTGCGTTATCTGCAAATGCCGAGCAAGCTTCCTGAAATTTTTGCACAAGGCTCCTAAAATCCCTAGAAGATTAATGagtgccctgagcagggaggttttgggagctcagagggaaggggaagctctctgcagagcccacagGAGCTGCGAAGCCGATCCctgccagggcttggagcaaatGCGTCTCCCCTGGCTACTGCAACCTGGCAGCACCTGGCCCCCGGCGGCCTCCCGTCTGTGCACAGGACACCAGGCTCCTGGTACTGCTCCTGGATCACTGAACCTCCTCTCTGGTTTGGGGGATCCCACAGGCCCTGACCCCGCAGGGGCCAGCAGGTCCCCAGGCCTCAGATCCCCCCATCAATGCAGATGACCCCGATGGAAGCAAGGAGGCTGCCATAGGCACGTTCCACCCAGGATTCCTTGGGAAAGTGGCTCCCTGAAGTTTCCCACCACTACCAACGTGCCCCCTCCAGGGTCCTTGCAGCCACCTCGTGCCCTGCTGGGTCCTGTGCAGCCCCgtggtgctgctctggctgaaaTCCCATGGGGAATCACCCACCCTTCTGGGTTTGGCTCTCTGCCCgagggctccagccctgctcatgTTGCAGCCAAAGGGGTTTTGCCAGGGAATGCAGGAGGGACCCTACAAGAGCCTGCTCCCATGGAGACAGTACCCTGGAAGGGcccaggctcagcagctgcctggcatTGGGCTTGGTCTGATGACGAGGGGGCAGGATgggtgctgaggctgctcagccctgggcgCCGCTGATGCGGAGCTGCCAGCGTGAATCAGCAGCACCCACTTAACCCTTTCCTCACAGGGTCCCCGTGGGCTCTGGAGGGGGCCACGCTTCAGCCACGCCGCAGCCAAACCTCCCCACACTCCCTGGCTCCCTGAGCTCTgacccctgccagccccaggagcgTTTCCCAGCATCGTGGGACACACGgaccagccctgggctgggaatcccacagcccctcagctgGGTCAGACTGAGCAGCAAaccaggctcagctcctgcagctgcaaagcCTCTTGTGACACACGTCGGTGTCACGGGTTCTCCCTGGGCCCTGCCGCTGTGCCTTGGCCACTTCACCCCCCCCCCATGTGCCACCTCCAGCCTCGTGTGCGGCCACAGTGGGAGCAGCACATGGGCACTGGTACCCACGGtggatgcagcacagcagccccagcatcTCCCGTGATGGGAGATCTGCTGTCAGGCTCCTCTGGACCTCCTTGGCTGAATCCATTTGTCTTTGCCACAAATGGCCACAATGGTGCATCATGGTGGCATTGGCTCTGCACCCCAAAATGGACCCTCAAGCAGCCCTGTGCTAAGGAAGGGCGAATGACCTTTCCTGTGGCCAAAAGCCCGAGGCCCAGCCCACTTGCTTGGATTCTCACAGACCAGTGCAGCTCCCAGTGTggcttccccctgccctggatGCTCTCAGCAAGGGTCACTCACCCACTGCCCTCCCAGCAACGGGGCTCACACCTGGTGTGAAcctcctgcctggggacagcatgGGGACAGGTATGGGGACACCAACTCGCCTGTGTTCTGCTCCTTGGCTTGCAGTGTATCTGCCACCATCCTGCCTTAGCCAGGGGCTCTTGGCAGCAGAGGAACCTTCCccagaggctctgcagccacTCTTGCCCCTGGTCCCCAGCAGGCTCAGCCAATGTGCCCAGGGGCAGGAGTGTGACATCCCCATCCCCTGCTTCTCGGCTGCAGGAGACATGCTGGGTCTAGGACAACAAACACACCTGAAGAGAGCaacctggggacaggggacagcaggactGAACTGTcccacctccctggggacagggctctgccagccagggctctgccatgGGGGCGCAGGCAGCTGCCCATGCCGTGCCCGCGGtgtcagcagcaccagcctctgcattgcagcagcctcctgcctgcGCAGGGCCACGGCCACGGCCCGGCCCCCACAGAGGGCAGAGacccccctgcagcagctggagctgcctggagggTGAGGAGAGCTGTGTCAGTGCTCAGCACCGAGCACGCTGACAGGAGAGACGCAGCGGGGCCgcctctgcaggagcagcagcccaagGGCACGTGGAGCAGGAGCCGGGACAAACTCCACCGCTGTCACTTGATGCCAAACGCTCTGTGGCTTCTCCCTGGCAGCTCCGTGGAGGCGAGGGGCCGCAGCAGAGCCCCCCCAGGCCCGGGGTGCCCGAGCAGCAACgtgtggctggggctggcagctctccGCGCCGCGGCTCGGCCGCCGGCTCTGCAGGCGCCGGGCATCACCGCCGGCCGCCCTGATGCGAGGcgatgggctgtgctggcagggccgggggctggcgggggctggcagggggctggcagggggctggcaCGTGTGGCACAGGCGGCCGAGGTGGCCTGGCACGGTGGGGGCGCTGGCACGTGCGCGGGCGTGCGAGGACGGTGGTGCGTGGGGGTGCGTGGCAGGAGAGTGGCGCCGAGGCGGCAGCGTTCGCTGGGAAGTGATGCAGAGCCAAAAATAACCCCCGGGCTGCGGCTCGGACCAGGTAGTGGCTtggagagggagctgcagcagccacgtCCGCAGTGCCCCATGGCATGAGTGgctggctgggggcagcaggggctggcgCTGTGCCCGTGGGTCCTGGGGTACACCCAGCCATGGGtgtgctccctccctgccatccccatcccagccctggcatgCTGGGGCTGTCACCCTTGCCATGCCAGCGCAGCCCTTGCAGCAAAACCAGGGGCACAGCACGGTGCCCGTGGCTTTcaggggggacagcagcacctgcGGGGTCccttggggctgtgccaccAGGTGCTCTGTCACCACTGCAGGTGCTGGGGtgggggtggcagtgctgtggtgcCGGGCAGGAGCATTGGTGGCACTGTGGGTGCCAAGGACAGTGGCCGTGCTGTGGGTGCCAGGCAGCAGTAGCGTTGGTGCTCTGGTGCCAGGCAGTGGCAGTGGTGCTGCCGTGAATGCCAGTGGTCCTGTGggtgccaggcagggacagtggCTGCGCCGTGGGTGCTAGGAGGAgtggtggcagtgctgtgggtgCCAGGCAGTGGCGGTGGCGGTGCCGTGGGTGCCAGGCAGGCGCGGGCGCTGCGTGCTGCCAGCTGCGGGGGGACACTGCTGTCCCCCATCCATCTGCGTCTCGGCGGCTGAGCGAGGGACAGTCACGCGTTTATTTTTAACCGTCTGGGGAGGGTGGAGGGGATTGGTGCCTCCCTGGTTATATCACTAAATCCCTGCCGGGCCCTGTTACTTCCAGCACAGCGAGCCCTGCGCCGCGCTCCAGTAACCGTTTCAGGTCCCCGTCCTCCTGGGgccgtgccctgccctggcctggggacacctcagggccagctgtgctcacagctgGAGAGCGTGGGCACCCACCAGTGCCCTCCACGGGActgtgtgctcccagccctgccccctACCCCATGGGCAGCCAGGCCTCCCTCTGCCCATTCCACCTTCCCAAGGAAGGGATGGTGTGTGAGGTTCATGGCCACATCCCTCTCAGCCCTtttggggacagagcaggaggaaattTGAGCTGTTCATGGCCACCTTGTCCCCATCTCGGTGGCAGATGACATGCAGGATAGGCCCAGTGCTTTCCTGTGGAAACACCGTCCAAATCCAGGtcaggatgaggatgatgaggaggaTGCCTAGGAAACGGCCACCAcagtccctgctctgtccccatgcagtgccacccccagccaccggccccctcccagctctcagcaaagcagcaaagggTTAAGCCAAGCAGCGGGGCCACGTGGCGCTCTGGGGATGCCGTTTTTCTGAAGATCAGGACGGATTAGGGTGGAATATCAGGACGAGAATTTCTTGGGCGGCGCATCCCCTGACCCTGCCACGGCCCCTCGCCCAGCGGCTCCCAGTgctgagccaggctctgcccagTGAGCTCCCACTGTGCTGCTCCCCGCGGTTCCCTCCCAGCACCGCTGGCTCCGGGATGTTTGGATGGCACCAAGTGGGTGGTGGGCACCGGAGGAGTCTGTAGGTCCAGAGCTGGAGCGGGCACGGTCCCCTGTACCAGGATGCTTGTCCCGCAGAGCTGTCGGCAGGAGGAATGGGGGTCCCCTGCACCCCCCGTGACTgccctctcctgtcccctcagTGCATGAGGCTGGTGTTTGCCCAGGAAACCCCCAGCGCCTGCTCTGCCGCCCGAGGCAGCGCCGGGAGCCATGTCGGGTTCCTATGACGAGTCGGCATCGGCCACCGAGGAGACAACCGACAGCTTCTGGGAGGTGAGTCCCGGCCATCCtctcctcccacagccccaccGCCACTGTCACTGCACCCTGGGGcgtcccctgggctgggggctgccctccctccctgctgtggtgGCTCTGTGTCTGAGCTGGCTCTGCCGAAGGTCTCAATCTTGGCTGTCCCTGGGTGACAGAGGGGTTAGAGGGAGTTGGGCTTGAGCAGCCCCGACCCcaagctccatccctgcaccccCAAACTGCCTGGTGCCTCCCCTGAAGCCACCCCAGGGCAGCCGGGGCTGAGCCAGGCGGGATGGTCACAGCCCCCACAGCTGCCTGTCCCCATGCCCATGCCAGGTGGGGAACTACAAGCGCACGGTGAAGCGGATCGATGACGGACACCGGCTCTGCAACGACCTCATGAACTGCGTGCACGAGCGGGCCAAGATCGAGAAGTCCTACGCCCAGCAGCTCACCGACTGGTCCAAGCGGTGGAGGCAGCTCATCGAGAAAGGTACCATGGCTTCCCCACGGGAGGACACCTGGGTCCCCGTGCACAACCACAGCTTCACCTGGCAGAAATGGAGGGCTAAGGGCAGTGGGGTGACCCCCGGGTGTCCCCTCGGCCCCCAGGTCCCCAGTAtggcagcctggagaaggcgTGGGCCGCGATCATGACAGAGGCGGACAAGGTGAGCGAGCTGCACCAGGAGGTGAAGAACAGCCTCCTGAACGACGACTTCGAGAAGGTCAAGAACTGGCAGAAGGACGCCTACCACAAGCAGATCATGGGGGGCTTCAAGGAGGCCAAGGAGGCTGAGGATGGCTTCAGGAAAGCCCAGAAGCCCTGGGCCAAGAAGCTGAAGGAGGTGAGAAAAGGACAAAGTGTCCTGGGGAAAGCCTGTGGCCCCAGGTCCAACTCTGTGTGCCCCGTCCAGGTTGGGAGAGACACGTGGCACCTCCCCACAGGCAGAGGGGTTGGCGGGGGGCTGTGACCGCCACTCTGATGTCCCTTCCCTGTCATCCCCACAGCTGGAGACGGCCAAGAAAGCCTATCACCTGGCATGCAAGGAGGAGAAGCTGGCCATGACCCGCGAAGCCAACAGCAAGGCAGATCAGTCCAACACTCCTGAGCAACAGAAGAAGCTCCAGGACAAAGTGGAAAAGTGCAAGCAAGACGTGCAAAAGGTGTGAAGCGCTGCCCTGTGCCAGACGCATGGGGCATTGGGCAAGGGAAACCAGTGGAGATGGCCACACATCCCTTTCCCCACCATCAGttcccattttcccatccctgtgctcctggaggagaaggacttgCAGGCAGTGCTCAGGGGAGtgtgagctgggcagggatttACCCCACCTTTGGGGGGTGATTCCGCCCGCTGAGGCTCCTGGCTCAATTTGGGCTCCCCAGCTCTGGTGACCCCCAAACCAGACCTCTCAGCAGGCAGAAACGGCCTCTGAGGTGCTCGAGGTACTACCAGGGTCCCCCCTGTGTTTTTGCAGACTCAGGAGAAGTACGAGAAGGTGCTGGACGAGCTGAACAAGTGCACCCCGCAGTACATCGAGAGCATGGAGCAGGTCTttgagcagtgccagcagttCGAGGAGAAGAGGCTCAACTTCCTCAAGGAAATGCTCCTGGACATCAAGAGGCACCTGAACCTGGCCGAGAGCAGCAGGTAGGGCAGGCGAATCCTGGCCAACACCATGGTCACCAAGAGGTACCAGAGCGGCAGGAGGCTGTGCGGGAGCCTGGCTCCCCCGGTGGCTTGGAGGACACACAACCTGTCCCCAGGTGACGCCGTCTgggcctgtccctgtccctgtccctgctcctctccctgtccctgtccccctgtccctcactgtccccagggctccaccctgacccacagcccCCCAAACACCTCTCTCCCCGCAGCTATGCCAACGTGTACCGGGAGCTGGAGCAGACCATCCGCATGTCGGACGCGCAGGAGGATCTGCGGTGGTTCCGCAGCACCAGCGGCCCCGGGATGCCCATGAACTGGCCCCAGTTTGAGG
This window contains:
- the PACSIN1 gene encoding protein kinase C and casein kinase substrate in neurons protein 1, whose amino-acid sequence is MSGSYDESASATEETTDSFWEVGNYKRTVKRIDDGHRLCNDLMNCVHERAKIEKSYAQQLTDWSKRWRQLIEKGPQYGSLEKAWAAIMTEADKVSELHQEVKNSLLNDDFEKVKNWQKDAYHKQIMGGFKEAKEAEDGFRKAQKPWAKKLKELETAKKAYHLACKEEKLAMTREANSKADQSNTPEQQKKLQDKVEKCKQDVQKTQEKYEKVLDELNKCTPQYIESMEQVFEQCQQFEEKRLNFLKEMLLDIKRHLNLAESSSYANVYRELEQTIRMSDAQEDLRWFRSTSGPGMPMNWPQFEEWNPDLTHTITRKEKQKKGEGVALTNASSAGDTGAQAGERGSVSSHDRGQTYSAEWSDDEGSNSFNTSEANGGANPFDEESAGKGVRVRALYDYDGQEQDELSFKAGDELTKLGEEDEQGWCKGRLDNGQLGLYPANYVEAI